The following proteins are encoded in a genomic region of Hoeflea phototrophica DFL-43:
- a CDS encoding N-formylglutamate amidohydrolase produces MGDAERPLAGSKTEASHAIAPFELHRPAQQTQPFVFNSPHSGRIYPEAFLGMSRLDRRSIRRSEDHYVDELFSSVVQLGAPLLAALFPRAWLDVNREPYELDPHMFDGALPPFANIGSMRVAGGLGTIPRLVAENMDIYRGKLSVEEGLSRIEQVYRPYHACLRKTIAQTHVQFGKAILIDCHSMPANVRVAGGNRRPDFIIGDRYGASAAHDLSRAAVSFLSGLGYHVVRNKPYAGGFITEHYGRPGRGLHALQIEINRGLYVNEETLEKTSGFDLLRADLSDFAARMMAHVRDEAADQRLAAE; encoded by the coding sequence ATGGGCGATGCCGAAAGGCCACTTGCGGGGAGCAAAACAGAGGCTTCGCACGCAATCGCACCGTTCGAGCTTCACCGCCCGGCACAGCAAACACAGCCATTTGTATTCAATTCACCACATTCGGGACGGATTTATCCCGAAGCCTTTCTGGGCATGTCGAGGCTTGACCGCCGGTCAATACGGCGTTCAGAAGATCATTATGTTGATGAGCTTTTTTCAAGTGTCGTGCAATTGGGAGCACCGCTGCTCGCAGCGTTGTTTCCGCGCGCCTGGCTTGATGTCAACCGGGAACCGTATGAACTCGACCCGCACATGTTCGATGGTGCCCTGCCGCCTTTCGCGAATATCGGTTCAATGCGTGTGGCTGGTGGGCTCGGGACGATTCCACGTCTTGTTGCCGAGAACATGGACATTTACCGCGGAAAACTGAGTGTCGAGGAGGGGCTGTCGCGCATTGAACAGGTGTATCGACCGTATCATGCCTGCCTGCGCAAGACCATTGCCCAAACCCATGTGCAATTTGGCAAGGCGATCCTGATCGACTGCCATTCCATGCCGGCCAATGTGCGTGTGGCCGGAGGCAATCGCAGGCCCGACTTTATCATCGGTGACCGCTATGGCGCGAGTGCTGCGCATGATTTGTCGCGCGCCGCCGTCTCGTTTCTCTCCGGACTTGGCTATCACGTGGTTCGCAACAAGCCTTATGCGGGTGGCTTCATCACTGAGCATTACGGCCGCCCGGGCCGTGGCCTTCATGCATTGCAGATCGAGATCAACCGCGGTCTTTATGTGAATGAGGAAACATTGGAGAAAACGTCCGGGTTTGACCTTTTGCGTGCGGATTTGAGCGACTTTGCGGCCCGGATGATGGCCCATGTGCGCGATGAAGCCGCCGATCAGCGGCTTGCTGCCGAATAG
- the cpdR gene encoding cell cycle two-component system response regulator CpdR, which produces MTPKILLAEDDNDMRRFLVKALEKAGYEVRSFDNGASAYDRLREEPFNLLLTDIVMPEMDGIELARRATELDPDLKVMFITGFAAVALNPDSKAPRDAKVLSKPFHLRDLVDEVNKMIVAA; this is translated from the coding sequence ATGACTCCAAAAATTCTTCTCGCAGAAGACGACAATGATATGCGCCGGTTTCTGGTCAAGGCGCTCGAGAAGGCCGGCTACGAAGTCCGGTCTTTCGACAACGGCGCCAGCGCCTATGACCGTCTGCGCGAAGAGCCGTTCAACCTTCTGCTGACGGATATCGTCATGCCGGAAATGGACGGGATCGAACTCGCGCGCCGGGCAACAGAACTCGACCCTGATCTCAAGGTGATGTTCATCACCGGATTTGCCGCAGTTGCGCTCAATCCGGATTCGAAGGCGCCTCGCGATGCCAAGGTGCTCTCCAAGCCTTTCCACCTGCGCGATCTGGTGGACGAGGTCAACAAGATGATCGTTGCCGCCTGA
- a CDS encoding sulfatase-like hydrolase/transferase — MATIKTMLRILFTPAAAVMAAVLCALFLYMAERAIAHMPFVLMSTLGLSALLFLFCRRLYFSIYTALGVSVLLTAASVVKYRNKGFDLHIYDVVFTGTDASAFSFLLSEFTVLIVPVALALLCSLLCLGFMFSKDKKTGLAVKWRLGLAAAVLSLIPATYPLQAEEPRYFHYLSGFNASSFFVSLLDLKDAALGEDAASRFANRPPEEPFPAADACSSDISKPDIFIVLSESQIELGSIDRHGISQRFPSSQRSGDGKRRGLRVETFGGGTWISNFSLMTGLSSLEFGWQAPYLTTILENRVHRSLATELAGCGYRTAALMPMQHSFVNEGPFLESIGFEDILDYDQIGASQYAHEDRFYFEAARAFIEEHRANDGRPLFLQVQTMFAHSPYSDNMATPLSGEGINSGDPELDEYVQRVVQSQADFGWFLAQSKAEKATHPSIVLEFGDHQSFATKQILSDADPGFAMNDLRSRAYETYFTVHGFGVDLDMKPFDTAELDIGFLGVSLLDAAGLDKSPMFADLSALRERCGGQLYFCPDREAVDTHIGRRIASGDLVLQ; from the coding sequence GTGGCGACAATCAAAACCATGCTCAGGATATTGTTTACACCGGCTGCCGCTGTCATGGCTGCCGTGCTCTGCGCGTTGTTTTTGTATATGGCCGAGCGGGCCATCGCACACATGCCGTTTGTTCTGATGTCGACACTGGGACTCTCAGCACTTCTTTTCCTGTTCTGTCGCCGGCTCTACTTTTCGATCTACACGGCGTTGGGAGTGAGCGTGCTGTTGACGGCAGCATCCGTTGTCAAATACCGCAACAAGGGCTTTGACCTGCATATCTACGATGTTGTCTTTACCGGAACCGACGCCAGCGCTTTCAGCTTCCTGCTATCGGAATTCACAGTGTTGATTGTTCCGGTTGCTTTGGCTTTGCTTTGCAGCCTGCTGTGTCTCGGCTTCATGTTCTCGAAAGATAAAAAAACCGGGCTTGCGGTGAAATGGCGGCTGGGCCTTGCCGCGGCGGTCCTGAGCCTGATTCCCGCAACCTATCCGCTTCAGGCGGAAGAACCGCGCTATTTCCACTATTTGAGCGGTTTCAACGCTTCATCTTTCTTCGTCTCGCTGCTCGACCTGAAGGATGCTGCACTCGGTGAAGATGCTGCATCCCGGTTTGCGAACAGACCACCTGAAGAGCCGTTCCCCGCGGCCGACGCTTGCAGTTCGGACATATCAAAACCCGATATTTTCATCGTGCTCAGCGAAAGCCAGATCGAACTGGGCAGTATCGACCGCCATGGGATCAGCCAACGCTTTCCATCCAGCCAGCGCTCCGGCGACGGAAAACGCAGGGGTCTCAGGGTCGAAACCTTTGGAGGCGGCACCTGGATCTCGAATTTCTCGCTGATGACCGGTCTGTCGAGTCTCGAGTTCGGCTGGCAGGCCCCTTATCTGACCACCATACTTGAAAACAGGGTTCATCGCTCGCTGGCGACAGAACTCGCAGGCTGTGGCTACAGAACAGCGGCGCTGATGCCGATGCAGCACAGCTTTGTCAATGAGGGCCCTTTCCTGGAATCGATCGGCTTTGAAGATATCCTGGACTACGACCAGATCGGCGCCAGCCAGTATGCCCACGAAGATCGGTTCTACTTTGAAGCGGCGCGGGCATTCATCGAAGAACACCGCGCAAATGACGGCCGGCCGCTCTTCTTGCAGGTGCAGACCATGTTCGCCCATTCGCCCTATTCCGACAACATGGCCACCCCGCTCAGCGGAGAGGGGATCAACTCCGGAGATCCCGAACTGGATGAATATGTCCAGCGGGTTGTACAGTCTCAGGCGGATTTCGGCTGGTTCCTGGCTCAATCTAAGGCAGAAAAGGCCACCCACCCTTCCATTGTTCTCGAATTCGGGGATCACCAGTCCTTCGCAACCAAACAAATCTTGTCGGACGCCGATCCCGGATTTGCCATGAACGATCTTCGCTCCCGCGCCTACGAGACCTATTTCACGGTCCATGGATTCGGCGTGGACCTCGACATGAAGCCGTTTGATACCGCCGAACTTGATATCGGCTTCCTTGGCGTTTCCTTGTTGGACGCAGCTGGACTGGACAAATCACCAATGTTCGCCGACCTCTCCGCCCTCAGGGAGCGGTGCGGCGGGCAGTTGTATTTCTGCCCCGACAGGGAGGCCGTTGATACGCATATCGGACGCCGGATTGCGTCAGGGGATCTGGTTCTGCAGTGA
- a CDS encoding glycogen/starch/alpha-glucan phosphorylase, giving the protein MISKSALADLPSPAPRSADPDALAAEIIERLTYSIGKDAKVAKPHDWLTATILVIRDRVIDRWMESTRQTYDTGGKRVYYLSLEFLIGRLTRDAVSNLGMLDEVRAALGSLGVDFDAVTSLEPDAALGNGGLGRLAACFMESMATVDVPAFGYGIRYVHGLFRQQMSDGWQVELPETWLANGNAWEFQRRESAYEIGFGGSVDGIGANPAETQRCVWKPQERMVAVAYDTPVVGWRAKRVNTLRLWTAQPIDPILLDAFNAGDHIGALRESNKAEALARVLYPADQTPAGQELRLRQEYFFSSASLQDILRRHLQEYGDLRSLPDKVAIQLNDTHPAISVAELMRLLIDIHRFGFDAAWEITRKTFSYTNHTLLPEALESWPVPLFERLLPRHMQLVYAINAKILRNARLERGFDEDQIRSVSLIDEGGDRRVRMGNLAFVGSHSINGVSALHTDLMKQTVFSDLHGLYPDRINNKTNGITPRRWLMQCNPGLFSLIRDAIGDEFMDNTEALSALDAFAGDSEFCARFAAVKRDNKVRLANLVARRMGIKLDPSAMFDIQIKRIHEYKRQLLNIIEAIALYDQIRSHPERDWVPRVKFLAGKAAPSYHNAKYIIKLANDVARVINNDPAVRGLLKIAFLPNYNVSLAEIMVPAADLSEQISTAGMEASGTGNMKFALNGALTIGTLDGANVEIQEHVGKDNIIIFGMTAEEVAERRENGHEPRPIIEASRELSQALTAIASGVFSPDDRDRYAGLVAGLYDHDWFMVAADFEAYADAQRRVDALWVDEEAWYSRTILNTSRMGWFSSDRTIRQYAKEIWKAGP; this is encoded by the coding sequence ATGATTTCCAAGTCTGCCCTAGCCGACCTGCCCTCACCTGCCCCGCGCAGCGCCGATCCCGATGCGTTGGCCGCCGAAATCATCGAACGGCTGACCTATTCGATCGGCAAGGACGCAAAGGTTGCCAAGCCACATGACTGGCTCACGGCAACAATTCTTGTCATTCGCGACCGGGTCATCGACCGCTGGATGGAATCCACCCGTCAAACCTACGATACGGGCGGCAAGCGGGTCTACTACCTCTCTCTCGAGTTCCTGATCGGACGGTTGACGCGCGATGCCGTGTCCAATCTAGGAATGCTTGATGAGGTGCGCGCAGCACTCGGTTCCCTGGGTGTGGATTTCGATGCCGTCACATCGCTTGAGCCGGATGCGGCGTTGGGCAATGGCGGGCTTGGTCGCCTGGCGGCCTGCTTCATGGAATCGATGGCCACTGTCGACGTACCCGCCTTTGGCTACGGCATCCGCTATGTCCACGGACTGTTCCGCCAACAGATGAGCGACGGATGGCAGGTTGAACTGCCCGAGACCTGGCTCGCCAACGGCAATGCCTGGGAATTTCAGCGCCGGGAAAGCGCCTATGAGATCGGCTTTGGCGGTTCGGTTGACGGCATCGGCGCCAACCCCGCGGAGACCCAGCGCTGTGTCTGGAAACCCCAGGAGCGAATGGTTGCCGTGGCTTATGACACGCCTGTGGTCGGCTGGCGGGCCAAGCGCGTCAACACATTGAGGCTCTGGACCGCACAGCCGATCGATCCGATCCTGCTCGATGCGTTCAATGCCGGAGACCACATCGGTGCATTGCGCGAAAGCAACAAGGCTGAAGCTCTGGCCCGGGTTCTGTATCCGGCCGACCAGACGCCCGCGGGACAGGAACTCAGGCTTCGGCAGGAGTATTTCTTCTCCTCCGCCTCGCTACAGGACATTCTGCGCCGGCATCTTCAGGAATATGGGGACCTGCGCTCACTGCCCGACAAGGTCGCCATTCAGCTCAACGACACACACCCGGCCATCTCCGTTGCCGAACTGATGCGGCTGTTGATCGACATCCACCGCTTCGGGTTCGATGCCGCCTGGGAGATAACCAGGAAGACGTTCAGCTACACCAACCACACGCTGCTGCCCGAGGCACTGGAGAGCTGGCCGGTGCCACTGTTCGAACGGCTTCTGCCGCGTCACATGCAACTGGTCTACGCCATCAACGCGAAGATTCTTCGCAACGCCCGGCTGGAGCGCGGCTTTGATGAAGACCAGATCCGATCAGTCTCACTGATCGACGAGGGCGGCGACCGGCGCGTCCGGATGGGCAACCTGGCCTTTGTCGGCTCCCATTCGATAAACGGCGTGTCGGCTCTGCACACCGATCTGATGAAGCAGACCGTGTTCTCGGATCTTCATGGCCTTTACCCCGACCGCATCAACAACAAGACCAACGGCATCACCCCGCGGCGATGGCTGATGCAGTGCAACCCAGGCCTGTTCAGCCTGATCCGCGACGCCATTGGCGACGAATTCATGGACAACACCGAGGCGCTCTCAGCCCTCGACGCCTTTGCCGGTGACAGCGAGTTCTGCGCCCGCTTCGCCGCAGTAAAGCGCGACAACAAGGTCAGGCTCGCCAATCTCGTCGCCCGCCGCATGGGCATCAAGCTCGATCCTTCGGCAATGTTCGACATCCAGATCAAGCGCATCCATGAATACAAGCGGCAATTGCTCAATATCATTGAAGCCATTGCGCTCTACGACCAGATCCGCTCCCACCCGGAGCGCGACTGGGTGCCGCGCGTCAAGTTCCTGGCTGGAAAGGCTGCACCAAGCTATCACAACGCAAAATACATCATCAAACTGGCCAATGATGTCGCCCGGGTGATCAACAATGATCCGGCCGTGCGCGGTCTTCTGAAAATAGCGTTCCTGCCAAACTACAATGTCTCCCTTGCCGAGATCATGGTGCCGGCAGCCGATCTGTCGGAGCAGATTTCCACCGCCGGTATGGAGGCATCGGGCACCGGCAATATGAAGTTTGCCTTGAATGGCGCGCTGACCATCGGAACCCTCGACGGCGCCAATGTCGAAATCCAGGAACATGTCGGCAAGGACAACATCATCATTTTCGGCATGACAGCCGAGGAAGTTGCCGAGCGCCGCGAAAATGGTCACGAACCTCGTCCCATCATCGAGGCCTCACGGGAACTGTCGCAGGCCCTCACGGCCATCGCCTCGGGTGTTTTCAGCCCCGATGACCGCGATCGTTACGCAGGGCTGGTAGCAGGGCTTTATGACCATGACTGGTTCATGGTCGCCGCCGATTTCGAGGCCTATGCCGACGCTCAGCGCCGGGTCGACGCTTTGTGGGTTGACGAAGAGGCATGGTATAGCCGTACTATCCTCAATACATCGCGCATGGGATGGTTTTCTTCGGACCGCACCATTCGGCAGTATGCAAAGGAAATCTGGAAAGCCGGCCCATGA